The sequence TGTTATAGAGGATATAAAGGGTATATACTATAGAAGAATACTGTAGCCTATCTATGTATATTTTTATATAAGGAGTCGTTAATCATGCTACATGGTTTAAAAACTTCAGTGCGACCAGTTGAGGAAGATGACATTGATGAAATATACCAATGGTATAATGATCAAGAAGTTAATCTGTGGTCTACAGGTGCATGGCCTTTAAATACTCTCTTAAGTAAAGAGCAGATATCGATTAAATTCCTTGACGGTTCCTCTGATGGTTACAGGTATTCTATACTTGATGAAAATAAATATCTTATTGGAACAATTGGTTTTAAGGAGCTTAATATACCCAGTAGATCAGCGACCCTCTTCGTTGTGATCGGTAACAAATCCTTTTGGGGAAAAGGTTATGGTACTGATGCCTTGATCATATTTGCACGATATCTTTTCACGCAATGGAACTTTCACAGAATCTCATTGGATACTTGGGATGGAAATCTCAGAGCTATTAAGGCCTATGAA comes from Desulfosporosinus meridiei DSM 13257 and encodes:
- a CDS encoding GNAT family N-acetyltransferase encodes the protein MLHGLKTSVRPVEEDDIDEIYQWYNDQEVNLWSTGAWPLNTLLSKEQISIKFLDGSSDGYRYSILDENKYLIGTIGFKELNIPSRSATLFVVIGNKSFWGKGYGTDALIIFARYLFTQWNFHRISLDTWDGNLRAIKAYEKVGFKIEGRLREARYVLGSYQDAILMGLLKSEFLAMHGN